TGGGATGGTGTTGGGAAGGGCGGGTCCCCAGGTCGCACCCCGCCCCCACCCAAGTCCCAGTGACGGAGACCCACGGGTGCGAATTCGGATGGGCCAGATGAGAAGGCTGCAGAGAGCCAGGGCCGCGGCCACACCCACGCCGCCGGTCACCGCTGTCATCACCCAGTGGTAGAAGCCTACGCAGGCCCCGCAGCACAGCTCAGATCTAGGGAACAGAGAGCTTCTGAGGGGCACAGGAGGGGAGGGTCCAGTTACCAGTCCCCGAGAATTGCTGCAGTGTCTCCTGGAACAGCCTCTGTGGCTCCCTTctcaagttccaggggacccTAGACACACAGCCCcaaatatgtgcacacatgcatgtgcttgcacAGTCTCCTGCAGCCCACAGCCCTGCCCCTGGACCCTTGGCTCCTGAACGGACTCCTCAGAcctgccccagggcctttgcacggGCCCTCCAGTGGTTCGCGGGTTCTTAGGGCGCCTCCCAGCTTCCTGTCTGACTCCTAGGCCATCCCTACCCTACGTCAACCCCACTTCTGTATTAGCAGTTACGGACACGGCTGCCATTGTCCTGGCCAGTAGGGGTGGCTGGGTGGCTCAGGAACCCACACTGTGAGGATCTGAGTGGCCCTGCGTGCCCTGCAGACTGTGCCCGCAGCACCCAGCTCAAAAGAAACTCAGTGTTTGCTGAATAAACTGCCCAAAGTAAGGAATGTGTGTCCTCCAAAGCTGAGGAACACGGACTCACGGACAGGGATGCAGGCTCTGCACAGCCATGACTGCCAGCCCATTGGCCACCTTATCCGAAAAGCTCATAGCACCGTACACGAAGGCTCCACTATGCTGGGACGACACACAAGGGGTTAGTGCCCAGGCCCCTGGCCCGACCACGCCCCCAGGCTCCTCCCACCAGCCCTACCGTGTGTGGGCCAATGAGGTCAGCTGTCATGGCTAGGGAGGTGACCAAGATGGTGGCACAGCCTGCACCCAGCAGCACTGCGGCCCCGTACACAGCCACGCCCAGATTATCTGCCAGGGCCACCCAAGCTGCGAAGACCAGGATCACCAGCAGCCCCATGAAGTAGGTCATCTGGGGAGGAAGGAGGCGGGGCCTGAGTCAGGCCCACATGGCTGGGCACCCTGCACCGGACACTCGCCCTCTCTGGTCCTCAGCCCAGCAAAAGGCTCATTAAAACTTGTCCTATTCTACACCCAAGGCAGGCATAGTTGTTCTTCCACAGCCAAGTCAGACATTACTAATCTAGTTCCCGTTCTGCATCAGGGTAGGCAGTGCACCAGGCGGCTGGAAGGAAGAATCTGGAGGTTTCCAGAGCCCGGCAACCAGAGGGCCCAAGAAGCCCGGACCCTGGGCTTCGGCCACAGTCTGCCCTGGGGGAGTCCCCGCCCCTGCCCGCCTCCCCGGTGGCACCTGTCACTCACGTTCCTCCCTATGCGCCTGTTGACTGGCTTcatgaggaaggaggagaagaaaccaCTCAAGTACATCACCAGGGGGATGGTGGCAATGAACTTCTGTGGAGGGAGCGGCAATGGCGGTCAAGAGGGGTGTCTCAACAGGGAATGAATCTCCCACTAtctccacacacacccacaactcACCTTGGGCAACTTGAGAGAATAGGTCAAGTACATGGCGATGTAGGTCTGAGACAGGTTCACAATGAGCCTTGTGGTCATATACAGCATGCCTACCTGTGGGCAGATCAACAGGGGGACAAACCAGGGCTCAGTGGGAGACCCAGTGCACTCCCTCCGACCAGTCAGGGGTTTTTAGAAACAAGCTGAGGGCTCCCACGGTATTGATTCATTAAGTCTGACTGGCCAGTAGGCCAGGGCACCGGGAcaggaagggggggagggaaatCTGTGATTGGTAATGTCTGCTCTGGGTGTGACTGTGAGACCCACTGGTAATGTCTGTCCTAGGTGGTTCTGGTTTCTTCGGTCCCCTCAGCCCCACAACACACCTGATAGAAAGCAGGCTCCCGAAGCCAGTGTTTCCACAGCAGCAGTGGCTGGGCTGCAGGGGCCACCAGGGGGCTGTGCTCATCCGGTTCGGTCCCCTGGTGCTGGGGCCAACGACCCTCCTTGGTACCCAagtggaagagcagagagaagacgGCTCCCACTGCCACCACCAGCAGGGCCAGGTTCTAGGGAGGAGAGCAGGGTCAGCCACCGCTCTCCCAGGCTCGGGGGCTCTGGGGCTAGCACGCAGCCCAGACTTACCCGGAACACAGGCACATCCTGGACTCCCAGCTGGTCACCCACACTGATGTCCTGGCTCCCGTGCGTGGAGCCCTGCAAATGCAGCAGCAGCCAGGCCATGCCATACACAGTGATGTTGGCGACCACAGTGAACGCATACCTAAGGGTGAGGGCTGGGACTTAGCACACGGAGTCCAAAGACTGCATCTGGCGCTCAGCAAGTGCTCAGTAAACACTGTCAACCCACCAGAACCCCATCCCCTAAAGTTTCAAGCCGGTGGCTGCAGCAGCCACGCCCTCAGCCCACCCTGTCAGTGTccttcccccaccacccccagcccAGAGACAGGCACATCCACTACAGAACAGAGGGGTCCTGTGACAACTTGGTCAGCTGGAGTCCCTTTGAAGGGAGGCTGTCCCTGGAGGGCCCAGCATAACCAGGTCATCTTAGGGAGCTGGCTTTAGGGTACACCCCGGATCACAGTCCTCTCTGTCAGCCTCAGAGAAGGCCGTCCTATAGCTACACCCTAGGCCGGCACAGTGGCGCACACGTCCTGACCTAGAtgctccagaggctgaggctagaggctagcctgggcaaatTACTAAGAAACTgattcaaaatatttctttaagaaaatgagCTGAttaatggtggcgcacgcctttaatgccagcacttgggaggcagaggcaggcggatttcaaggccagcctggtctacagagtgagttccaagacagccagggctacacagagaaaccctgtcccaaaaaacaaaacacccccccccccagcaagaaacaacaaaaactaacagcaaaaaacaaaaaggagaagagggtagAGACCAGGCAGCCTGCTGTGTGTGGGTCGCCTGGCTCTCGCTCCTACACAGCTGTGGACAGATACAGTTCCCAGGGGACACCTGGCTAGGTCACTGTCCCCAACCCTGTTGTACCTGAGGGCTGTGAGCTCCACCTTCTCGTGGTCACTGGTCACCAGCTCTGGGATGAGACTCAGGTGGGCAATCTGTGTGGCAGCCCAGCCAAACTGGAAGATGACGATGAAGGGCCCATAGTACAACAGGGCGGCCCACTCCGGCGTGGCCTCCCCGCAGCCCAAACACGGGCTGAAGATGAACGGGAAGGAGAGCAGGACACAGACGGTGCCTGTGGTGGTAGAGGGGCAGCACAGAGGGGTGAGGGGAAACCGAGGCAGGCAAACAGACCAGGGGCCAGC
Above is a window of Arvicanthis niloticus isolate mArvNil1 chromosome 22, mArvNil1.pat.X, whole genome shotgun sequence DNA encoding:
- the Mfsd12 gene encoding major facilitator superfamily domain-containing protein 12 is translated as MSPPSGDAGPGPPRTLSVAARLSFAVGHFLNDLCAGMWFTYLLLFLHSVRGYSSRGAGLLLLLGQVADGLCTPLVGYEADRAACARYGPRKAWHLAGTVCVLLSFPFIFSPCLGCGEATPEWAALLYYGPFIVIFQFGWAATQIAHLSLIPELVTSDHEKVELTALRYAFTVVANITVYGMAWLLLHLQGSTHGSQDISVGDQLGVQDVPVFRNLALLVVAVGAVFSLLFHLGTKEGRWPQHQGTEPDEHSPLVAPAAQPLLLWKHWLREPAFYQVGMLYMTTRLIVNLSQTYIAMYLTYSLKLPKKFIATIPLVMYLSGFFSSFLMKPVNRRIGRNMTYFMGLLVILVFAAWVALADNLGVAVYGAAVLLGAGCATILVTSLAMTADLIGPHTHSGAFVYGAMSFSDKVANGLAVMAVQSLHPCPSELCCGACVGFYHWVMTAVTGGVGVAAALALCSLLIWPIRIRTRDPGDQP